Proteins from one Leptospira bourretii genomic window:
- a CDS encoding SH3 domain-containing protein, translating into MKNIFYSIFLLILTCQTSDNSKNGIDEKFETQFTNADILNIRKTPSLSSEIINQIPFGSKISTSNKNIQESYAERIHSWHFVKEANGFVLDYFLQKNDIFPSIKKMELKSSYSYNQCNPYGIGIYKTIALQNNKTYYTDEFIDFDLGTKKIFNGNYQIKNDSISINLEEIETQSISYSDGIAKISEKNIPKEKKTNNIVLFWKDSIKGFITDNQEKYLDSTNYNVDLKKCIFTNKRCKHYDPFAADCSEKFAKSGICDQIGYFCKR; encoded by the coding sequence ATGAAGAATATTTTTTACTCTATCTTTCTACTTATATTAACATGTCAAACTTCGGATAATTCGAAAAATGGTATCGATGAAAAATTTGAAACCCAATTTACCAATGCCGATATATTAAATATTAGAAAAACTCCTTCCCTAAGTTCAGAAATTATAAATCAAATTCCATTTGGCTCAAAAATTTCTACTTCTAATAAAAACATTCAAGAATCTTATGCTGAAAGAATTCATTCATGGCACTTCGTAAAAGAAGCAAATGGTTTCGTCCTAGACTACTTTCTACAAAAAAACGATATTTTTCCATCTATAAAAAAGATGGAATTAAAATCATCATACTCTTACAATCAGTGCAATCCTTATGGTATTGGAATTTATAAAACAATAGCATTACAAAACAATAAAACCTATTATACTGATGAGTTTATTGATTTTGATCTTGGGACAAAAAAAATATTTAATGGAAACTATCAAATTAAAAATGATTCAATTTCTATTAATTTAGAAGAAATCGAAACCCAAAGCATATCTTATTCTGATGGAATAGCAAAAATATCTGAAAAAAATATACCGAAAGAGAAAAAAACAAACAATATCGTACTATTTTGGAAAGATAGCATAAAGGGATTTATCACAGACAACCAAGAGAAATATCTTGATTCTACGAATTACAATGTTGATCTCAAAAAATGTATCTTTACAAATAAAAGATGTAAACATTACGATCCATTTGCTGCAGATTGCTCAGAAAAATTTGCAAAGTCAGGTATTTGTGATCAAATTGGCTATTTTTGTAAAAGATAA
- a CDS encoding SH3 domain-containing protein: protein MTSTKHLAVFSLILILTFDCKSKINEFQKTQQYIVIAVPESYIREKPDFNSKIVGSVPFHTRIAITRDTKENIGPPGWDKITFQNITGFINLNEIRSDEIPLKILRSKKSSDGKFELIELNSKDSEQNFCGFWHSGFCTMQIIDLENQKIIFEKINYKFEDFLDEKNIVISYGGGESCDEHFRYLNINLETLEESIFLKYSFETINCNEDNKSNKYIHHLCIKNNCFTINEGESSYTIKNDNTGISKIVESEDHFKFKRNTWKNPEIEINGKKYNFLEYFYK, encoded by the coding sequence ATGACTTCTACAAAACACCTAGCAGTATTCAGCTTAATTCTTATTTTAACATTCGATTGCAAAAGTAAAATTAATGAATTTCAAAAAACTCAACAATACATTGTAATTGCAGTTCCAGAGAGTTATATAAGAGAAAAACCTGATTTCAATTCAAAAATAGTAGGATCTGTGCCTTTTCATACACGAATTGCCATTACAAGAGATACAAAGGAAAATATCGGCCCACCTGGATGGGATAAAATAACATTTCAAAATATTACTGGATTCATAAACCTCAATGAGATTAGAAGCGATGAAATACCTCTTAAAATTTTAAGATCCAAAAAATCTTCCGATGGGAAATTCGAATTGATTGAGTTAAATTCTAAAGATTCGGAACAAAATTTTTGCGGGTTCTGGCATTCAGGATTTTGTACAATGCAGATAATCGATTTAGAGAATCAAAAAATTATATTTGAAAAAATAAACTATAAATTCGAAGATTTCTTAGATGAAAAGAATATAGTTATATCTTATGGGGGAGGTGAAAGTTGTGATGAGCATTTTCGGTATCTTAACATCAATTTGGAAACATTAGAAGAATCAATTTTCCTAAAATATAGTTTTGAAACAATTAACTGTAATGAAGATAATAAAAGTAATAAATATATTCATCACCTCTGTATTAAAAATAACTGTTTTACAATAAATGAAGGAGAATCTTCTTATACAATAAAAAATGACAATACTGGAATTTCAAAAATTGTAGAATCGGAAGACCATTTTAAATTCAAAAGAAATACATGGAAAAATCCCGAAATAGAAATAAATGGAAAAAAATACAATTTTCTTGAATATTTTTATAAATAG
- a CDS encoding type II toxin-antitoxin system HigB family toxin yields MRVISRKILRDFYSIPKYSDSKTPIEVWFKDTSRASWKSPSDIKEKYRNASFLKNNRIVFNIHGNKYRLIVKVHYNLQTVFIRFIGTHEQYDKINAEVI; encoded by the coding sequence GTGAGGGTTATATCAAGAAAAATTCTAAGGGATTTCTACTCTATTCCTAAATACTCGGACTCTAAAACCCCTATAGAAGTTTGGTTTAAAGATACTTCCAGAGCTAGTTGGAAATCTCCTTCTGATATCAAAGAAAAGTATAGAAATGCTAGTTTTCTTAAAAATAATAGGATCGTTTTCAATATACACGGGAATAAATACAGGCTAATTGTGAAAGTTCATTACAATTTACAAACTGTTTTCATTAGATTTATTGGAACTCACGAACAATACGATAAAATCAATGCTGAGGTGATTTAA
- a CDS encoding helix-turn-helix domain-containing protein: MNIKPIKNQKDHLEALSEIEKLWDAKKNTPEYDKLDVLITLVDAYETKHYPIEDPDPIEALKSVMDDMNMKSVDLGNLIGGRSRATEILNRKRKLTLEMIRKINQNLGIPTDILVKEYKVKTAKTGRKRTPSVA; this comes from the coding sequence ATGAACATTAAACCTATTAAGAATCAAAAAGATCACTTAGAAGCTCTTTCTGAGATAGAAAAACTTTGGGATGCTAAAAAGAATACTCCCGAATACGATAAATTAGATGTTTTAATAACATTAGTTGATGCTTACGAAACTAAACACTACCCTATTGAAGATCCGGATCCAATTGAAGCTTTAAAATCCGTTATGGATGACATGAATATGAAGAGTGTTGATTTAGGAAATCTAATCGGTGGAAGAAGTCGTGCCACTGAAATCTTAAATCGAAAAAGAAAACTTACTTTAGAAATGATTAGAAAAATTAATCAAAATCTTGGAATTCCAACTGACATTCTTGTAAAAGAATATAAAGTCAAGACTGCTAAGACGGGAAGAAAAAGAACGCCGTCCGTGGCGTAA
- a CDS encoding metallophosphoesterase produces MKIQYASDLHLEFPENRKFLSENNIIPNAEILVLAGDIISDNNRKNAEKFFENWTKQFKFVIHVPGNHEFYSGEVLYSYPNYYKEISKNYFKINNKTIEIENVRLICSTLWTNIPIKLKNEFETKSNDYKLIKYSKKQIEKRLITIEDTNLFHDISVKFIESELAKPFQGKTILVTHQLPSFELILNSDKNELINHYCATNLENIYANNNIDFWIFGHYHRTVNKKLLNTTFVSNPLGYMNEDQKNNFSKSAIIEV; encoded by the coding sequence ATGAAAATTCAATATGCCTCAGATTTACATTTAGAGTTTCCTGAAAACAGAAAATTCCTATCAGAAAACAACATTATACCAAATGCTGAAATTCTAGTTCTGGCTGGTGATATAATTTCAGATAATAATCGAAAGAATGCTGAAAAATTTTTTGAAAATTGGACAAAGCAATTCAAGTTTGTTATTCATGTCCCAGGAAATCATGAATTCTATTCTGGAGAAGTATTATATTCTTATCCAAATTACTATAAAGAGATATCGAAAAATTATTTTAAAATAAACAATAAGACTATCGAAATTGAAAACGTTAGATTAATCTGTTCCACGCTATGGACAAACATTCCTATAAAACTTAAAAATGAATTCGAGACAAAAAGTAACGATTATAAACTAATCAAATACTCTAAAAAACAAATTGAAAAAAGATTAATCACCATTGAAGATACGAATCTTTTTCATGATATTTCTGTTAAATTTATTGAAAGTGAACTCGCAAAGCCATTCCAGGGAAAAACAATTTTGGTTACTCATCAACTGCCAAGCTTTGAATTAATCCTAAATTCTGATAAGAATGAACTAATTAATCACTATTGTGCAACAAACTTAGAAAACATTTATGCTAATAACAATATTGATTTTTGGATTTTTGGCCATTACCACAGAACTGTTAACAAAAAGTTGTTAAATACTACATTTGTTTCTAATCCTCTCGGATACATGAATGAAGACCAAAAAAATAACTTTTCTAAGTCTGCTATTATAGAAGTTTAA